In Qingrenia yutianensis, the genomic stretch ATTGATAAGCCCATATTTCTTTGTGTAGTTATCATAAAGAGTGTTGAGCTTTGCCTGCTGTGCCTTAATTTCATCATCGGAATAGTTTTCCGTCTGATATTCTATTAAAGTCCTCACGCAGTCCCGAAGCTCTATCATACCTTTTACACGGTTTTCTGCCGTTGCGTTCAGCTCAATCTTACGCATAAGGCTGTTCTCTCTGAAATACACATCTCCGTCAACAACCGTAAAGCTAAAATTTCTGACATTCGGGTCTGCCGGAATTGTTATTTCCTCGTCATTTGAAACATCGTCAAATTCGTATTCCGTTATGCTTGCGTGAATATTTTGAATCGCACCGTCAAGCTGCTCGGCAAGTGAAATATCCTCATTCGGCTCACAGGTAAGGGTCGGACCGAAAGGACCGCTGACCTCTTTAAGTTCGCCCATAACCATATCGGGATTATCAAGAAAATACTTATTTACAAACTGTCCCGTTTCGTGTTCGGCAACCTCCACCCATTCGGGCATTATATCTGTCATACGCTCTCTTTTTTGCAAGAACAGAATATCTGCCGTAACCTCTGTTCCGGCGTTTTTCTTAAAGGTGTTGTTCGGCAAGCGGACAGCGCCGATTAAATCGGCTCTTTGAGCAATATATCGACGCACCTTTGAAGTACGCTTATCCATAGTGCCGGAGGAGGTAATAAAGGCTATAACACCGCCCGGTCGCACCTTATCCAAAGTTTTCGCAAAAAAGTAATCGTGAATAAGGAAATTATGTTTGTTGTATTTCTTGTCAAGCAGCTTAAAATCTCCGAAAGGCACATTGCCGATTGCCACATCAAAGAAGCTGTCGGGAAGCTCGGAATTTTCATAGCCTTGTATGGCAACGGAATTTTTCTGATAAAGCTGCTGTGCAATTCTGCCCGTTATACTGTCAATTTCCACACCATACATTTTACTGTCGCTCATACTCTCCGGCATAAGTCCCATAAAATTACCGATTCCGCACGACGGCTCCAAGATGTTACCCTGCGTAAATCCCATATTGGAAAGCGCCTTATACATTGCCTTGATTACAACAGGCGGAGTGAAGTGTGCGGTAAGTGTTGACGCTCTCGCTTGCTCATACTCATCGGGGGAAAGAGTGGTGTATAGCTCCTTAAATTCCTCCGACCAATTTTCTTTGGTTTCATCAAAAGCGTCTGCAAGACCGCCCCAGCCGACATACTGTGATAATATCTTCTGTTCTTCGGGTGTAGCCAACCTATGCTCAAATTCAAGCTGATGCAAAAGATTTACGGCTTCAACATTCCTCTTAAATTTCTCTTTCGGTGTACCGTAACCGAGTTCATCATTTGTAATTTGGAAATTTCGTCTTTCCGACAACGGTATTTCGGGATATATAACCGTATTTTGCACTCTCTGCGGCTTTGCCTTTTGAAATTCCGCCGTTATCTGCGGCTTTGTCTGCTCGGCAATAATGCCTTTCACAAAATCTATGCTCTCACTTCGGAATATGGGAAAACCCGTACTGTTTTGAAAGGTTATATCCTTTAACGACACCTTGTTAAAGTCAGTATTTACGCTGTCTACAACAAATTTGCGGTCATCAATGGTAAGTTCCGTTCCGACAAGAATTTCGGCATTTTCCTCCGGCTCCGGTGTCTGCACTTCCGTCTGCTGTGTTTCTGCTTGCTTCGGCTCATTTTCCGTTTGCTGTGCCTGTTCGAGTATAATCTTATCTGCCGACAGCAGTCTGTGCGAATTTCTGTTTTCATCGGCAATTACAACA encodes the following:
- a CDS encoding MutS N-terminal domain-containing protein, yielding MALYRALIEERFEKENQPQQPFSEYLAELHKDDNGSKTVVLIPLGDFYESYGEDAENAAQVLDIVLTSKQIEDNTYKMCGFPKHILDEYANKLLYAGYDVVIADENRNSHRLLSADKIILEQAQQTENEPKQAETQQTEVQTPEPEENAEILVGTELTIDDRKFVVDSVNTDFNKVSLKDITFQNSTGFPIFRSESIDFVKGIIAEQTKPQITAEFQKAKPQRVQNTVIYPEIPLSERRNFQITNDELGYGTPKEKFKRNVEAVNLLHQLEFEHRLATPEEQKILSQYVGWGGLADAFDETKENWSEEFKELYTTLSPDEYEQARASTLTAHFTPPVVIKAMYKALSNMGFTQGNILEPSCGIGNFMGLMPESMSDSKMYGVEIDSITGRIAQQLYQKNSVAIQGYENSELPDSFFDVAIGNVPFGDFKLLDKKYNKHNFLIHDYFFAKTLDKVRPGGVIAFITSSGTMDKRTSKVRRYIAQRADLIGAVRLPNNTFKKNAGTEVTADILFLQKRERMTDIMPEWVEVAEHETGQFVNKYFLDNPDMVMGELKEVSGPFGPTLTCEPNEDISLAEQLDGAIQNIHASITEYEFDDVSNDEEITIPADPNVRNFSFTVVDGDVYFRENSLMRKIELNATAENRVKGMIELRDCVRTLIEYQTENYSDDEIKAQQAKLNTLYDNYTKKYGLINSRGNSLAFSEDSSYFLLCSLEVLDEYGELERKADMFTKRTIRAKHEVTKVDTADEALAVSLAEKAKIDIAFMEKLSGKTEQQLYEDLHGVIFLNPEHEISPEYEPKYLTADEYLSGNVRE